One window of Nymphaea colorata isolate Beijing-Zhang1983 chromosome 1, ASM883128v2, whole genome shotgun sequence genomic DNA carries:
- the LOC116258460 gene encoding leucine-rich repeat receptor-like serine/threonine-protein kinase BAM1, with product MRIWVFPAIVFLLLMLHISSAYGEGDADALLAIKSTFTDPQDSLASWSPSSTTSVCLWAGVACEPSTGRVASLDLTNMSLSGTISPEIGRLHHLVNLSLAANQLTGAIPEELGQLAFLRYLNLSNNVLNGSFPSRLCRLRLLHILDFYNNNLTGPLPIGAPRMVSLRHLHLGGNFFSGEIPSAYGTWPQLEYLALSGNELTGRIPTELGNLTELRELYIGYFNAFDGGIPSELGRLHKLVRLDMASCGLSGPIPPEIGRLMSLDTLFLQVNNLDGELTPELGDLGALKSLDLSNNAFSGEIPTEFARLRSLTLLNLFRNRLSGGIPDFLADLPELEVLQLWENNFTGAIPSELGRSGNLVLLDLSSNKLTGSIPLKLCFGNRLETLILLSNFFYGPVPAELGKCQSLNRLRMGDNFLNGTIPEGFLSLPNLVQVELQNNYLSGGLPVPPAASPALGQLSLSNNRLVGPLLPAIGGFSSLQKLLLDGNSFSGSIPPEIGRLQQLSKLDLSSNRLSGSIPSQIGRCRLLSFFDLSGNNLSGSIPTEITGMRILNYLNLSRNHLVGGIPAGIQSMQSLTSVDFSFNNLSGEVPATGQFSYFNASSFVGNPGLCGPLVGICEYAAGRGSASSGRGQVGGGPAVSRLVLVVGLLVCSVAFAVAAVVKARALRRASRARAWKMTAFQRLDFTVDDVLGCLQERNMIGKGGAGIVYKGVMPNGDQVAVKRLPPMTRSSSHDHGFSAEIQTLGSIRHRHIVRLLGFCTNKETNLLVYEYLPNGSLGEMLHGKKGSHLEWTTRCKIAMEAAKGLCYLHHDCSPLIVHRDVKSNNILLDSNFEAHVADFGLAKFLQDSGTSECMSAIAGSYGYIAPEYAYTLKVDEKSDVYSFGVVLLELITGKKPVGEFGDGVDIVQWVKNATNSAKEKVGKILDTRISGVPLNQAMHIFYIAMLCVQEQSIARPTMREVVQILSELPDSDNGSDSSNFSLEEAVKDSKCRQHQQQVNFS from the exons ATGCGGATATGGGTCTTCCCGGCCATTGTCTTCCTCCTCTTGATGCTTCACATTTCCTCCGCCTACGGCGAAGGAGATGCTGATGCCCTCCTTGCCATCAAGTCCACCTTCACCGACCCCCAGGACTCGCTCGCCTCATGGTCGCCTTCCTCCACCACCTCCGTCTGTCTGTGGGCTGGCGTTGCCTGCGAACCCTCCACCGGTCGTGTCGCCTCCCTCGACCTCACCAACATGTCCCTCTCGGGCACCATCTCGCCTGAGATTGGCCGCCTCCATCACCTCGTCAACCTCTCCCTCGCCGCGAACCAGCTCACTGGCGCCATTCCGGAGGAGCTTGGCCAGCTTGCGTTCCTTCGCTACTTAAACCTCTCGAACAACGTCCTTAACGGCTCATTCCCCTCCCGTCTCTGCCGTCTTCGCCTCCTCCACATCCTCGACTTCTACAACAACAACCTCACCGGACCCCTACCCATCGGCGCTCCCCGAATGGTCTCCCTCCGCCACCTCCACCTCGGGGGCAACTTCTTCTCCGGCGAGATACCTTCGGCATATGGCACGTGGCCGCAGCTGGAGTACCTCGCCCTCTCCGGCAACGAGCTCACGGGTCGGATCCCGACTGAGCTCGGCAACCTCACGGAGCTCCGCGAGCTCTACATTGGTTACTTCAACGCGTTCGACGGCGGCATTCCTTCGGAGCTGGGCCGCCTGCATAAGCTCGTCCGCCTTGACATGGCTAGCTGCGGCCTCTCCGGCCCAATCCCGCCGGAGATCGGCCGATTGATGTCCCTTGACACGCTATTCCTCCAGGTGAACAATCTCGACGGCGAGTTGACGCCGGAGCTCGGTGACCTCGGAGCCCTCAAGTCGCTCGATCTTTCCAACAATGCCTTCTCCGGCGAGATCCCGACGGAGTTCGCGCGGCTACGATCCCTCACCCTGCTGAATCTCTTCCGTAACCGCCTTTCCGGTGGGATACCGGACTTCCTGGCCGACCTGCCGGAACTGGAGGTTTTGCAACTTTGGGAGAATAACTTCACGGGAGCGATCCCGTCAGAGCTCGGTCGGAGCGGCAACCTCGTCCTCCTCGACCTCTCCTCCAACAAGCTCACCGGAAGCATCCCGCTGAAGCTCTGTTTCGGTAACCGCCTCGAAACGCTCATCCTCCTCAGTAACTTCTTTTATGGCCCCGTCCCGGCGGAGCTCGGGAAATGCCAATCCCTCAACCGACTAAGGATGGGCGACAACTTCCTAAACGGGACGATCCCTGAGggcttcctctctctccccaacCTGGTCCAGGTAGAGCTTCAGAACAACTATCTCTCCGGCGGACTCCCCGTCCCTCCGGCCGCCTCGCCAGCCCTTGGCCAACTCAGCCTGTCCAACAACCGCCTCGTTGGCCCACTCCTCCCGGCGATCGGGGGCTTCTCGTCTCTCCAGAAGCTTCTCCTAGACGGGAACTCCTTCTCCGGCTCCATTCCGCCTGAGATTGGCCGGCTTCAGCAGCTCTCGAAGCTCGACCTGAGCTCCAACCGTCTCTCGGGTTCGATCCCCTCGCAGATCGGCCGCTGCCGGCTGCTCTCCTTCTTTGATCTCAGCGGGAACAATCTCTCCGGCTCCATCCCGACGGAGATCACGGGCATGCGAATACTGAACTACCTCAACTTGTCCCGTAACCACCTCGTGGGCGGCATCCCTGCGGGAATCCAGTCAATGCAGAGCTTGACCTCCGTTGACTTCTCCTTCAACAACCTCTCCGGCGAGGTCCCGGCTACTGGGCAGTTCTCATACTTCAACGCGAGCTCGTTCGTGGGAAACCCGGGGCTGTGCGGGCCGTTGGTGGGAATCTGCGAGTACGCTGCCGGACGCGGAAGCGCTAGTAGTGGGAGAGGCCAAGTTGGTGGAGGCCCCGCGGTGTCGCGATTGGTGTTAGTGGTCGGCTTGCTGGTGTGCAGCGTCGCCTTCGCTGTGGCTGCGGTGGTGAAGGCTCGGGCTCTCCGGCGGGCAAGCCGTGCCAGGGCATGGAAGATGACCGCGTTCCAGCGGCTCGACTTCACAGTGGACGACGTCCTTGGCTGCCTCCAGGAGCGGAACATGATAGGCAAAGGCGGCGCAGGCATCGTCTACAAAG gTGTAATGCCTAATGGAGATCAAGTTGCTGTGAAACGGTTGCCACCAATGACAAGGAGCTCATCTCATGACCATGGCTTCTCTGCTGAGATTCAGACACTGGGGAGCATACGCCATCGCCATATTGTTCGACTGCTGGGCTTCTGCACTAACAAAGAAACCAACCTTCTAGTATATGAGTACTTGCCTAATGGAAGCCTGGGTGAAATGCTTCACGGGAAGAAAGGCAGCCATCTAGAGTGGACCACTAGATGCAAAATAGCTATGGAAGCTGCAAAGGGCCTGTGCTATCTCCACCATGATTGTTCACCACTAATTGTCCATCGTGATGTTAAGTCCAACAACATTCTTCTGGATTCAAACTTTGAAGCTCATGTCGCTGATTTTGGGCTTGCCAAATTCTTGCAAGACTCTGGCACCTCTGAATGTATGTCTGCCATCGCTGGTTCGTATGGATACATTGCTCCAG AGTACGCGTATACGCTCAAGGTTGATGAGAAAAGTGATGTCTACAGCTTTGGGGTTGTGCTGCTGGAACTGATCACTGGAAAAAAGCCAGTGGGAGAGTTTGGTGATGGTGTTGACATTGTTCAGTGGGTGAAGAACGCCACAAATTCAGCTAAAGAAAAGGTTGGAAAGATATTGGACACTAGAATCTCTGGTGTGCCTTTGAACCAGGCCATGCACATTTTCTATATTGCCATGTTGTGCGTCCAAGAACAGAGCATTGCACGACCTACAATGCGTGAAGTAGTGCAAATCCTCTCAGAGCTCCCAGATTCTGATAACGGTAGTGATAGCTCAAACTTTTCACTGGAGGAAGCGGTGAAAGACTCCAAATGTCGGCAGCATCAACAGCAGGTCAACTTCTCTTAG
- the LOC116258452 gene encoding receptor-like protein kinase HSL1 encodes MATATSLLVSSFLLLLFSVVSSDDGHTLLGIKQFWGNPSLLISWNSSNLNHCSWLGVSCSPSTNTVTGLNLQSQNLDGQLPPSLCDLASLTFLDISNNNFNGSIPSSLLRCSSLVFLNLSQNYFGGPIPEGVGLLARLQTLDLSSNYFVGDVPAGLSRLAALRLLYLHENLLDGLISPEIGNLSSLEELRLTNNPFAPAALPPEIGRLGRLRLLELKHANLTGPIPDGFRNLIALEWLDLSKNALTGSIPAGLFQLPNLTSVFLNDNDLTGEIPRPILSVWLTQIDLSSNRLTGTIPTDIVKLRGLTNLYLYQNQLSGEIPQAIAQISTLQYLKLFNNSLNGTLPPDLGRNSNLTYFEIDMNRFTGELPEDLCRNGALQTFSVYMNSFSGRLPEGLGQCPNLLAIQAQNNRLSGEIPEGVWSYKSLQYLRIGDNSFSGELPSALPSNLAWLEIQNNNFSGPFPANFSNSANFQLIQASGNKFSGEIPASLAQLHNLTDLYLDNNRFTGQIPSAIGLLEKLNILDLSHNQLTGSIPASITNLPSLNSLDLSENQLTGEIPASLNIQTVTFLNLSGNALSGKVPHAFDNAAFDQSFLQNSGLCASDPSLTRTLRKCSSDGSRRSKEASPTALIAILTVVGVLGLLTTALATALVRTYIRRRREFGDYASWKLTSFQKLRFTEEDIRLGMSEDRLVGQGGTGQVYRVPIGDGAVAVKRIWDGQKVDKKREREFQAEVEVLGGIRHYNVVKLLCSISGEDSRLLVYEFMERGSLDRWLRSLDSVLDWPTRYRVAIGSAQGLCYMHHECSPPVIHRDVKSSNILLDADFTPKIADFGLARMISGPGEANTVTAVAGSFGYMAPECAYSVKVNGKTDVYSFGVVLLELVTGKEAYNREEELSLADWAWRLVRAGRPLEEAMDKRIYNPHVAEDMIAVFKLGLLCTNALPANRPSMKDVVDVLVWHGANSGNAPSPVAEKPISDRDGVPLLYGMPLRLGSSRGRDLHSAMGNGDCNV; translated from the exons ATGGCGACCGCCACCTCTCTCCTcgtctcctccttcctcctcctcctcttctcggTCGTCTCTTCCGACGATGGCCACACGCTTCTCGGCATCAAGCAGTTTTGGGGCAACCCTTCATTGCTCATTTCGTGGAACTCATCCAACCTCAATCACTGCTCCTGGCTGGGCGTCTCCTGCTCGCCTTCCACCAACACCGTCACCGGCCTGAATCTCCAAAGCCAGAACCTCGACGGCCAGCTTCCCCCGTCTCTGTGCGACCTCGCCAGTCTGACATTTCTCGACATTTCCAACAACAACTTCAATGGAAGCATTCCCTCCTCTCTCCTCCGCTGCTCCAGCCTCGTATTTCTTAACCTTTCACAGAATTACTTCGGGGGACCCATCCCGGAAGGCGTCGGTCTCCTTGCCCGCCTTCAGACGCTCGACCTCTCGAGCAACTACTTTGTCGGTGACGTCCCTGCGGGCCTCTCTCGCCTCGCGGCGCTCCGGTTACTCTACCTCCACGAGAACCTCCTAGACGGGCTGATATCGCCGGAAATTGGTAACCTCTCAAGCCTGGAGGAGCTCAGACTGACGAACAACCCTTTTGCGCCGGCGGCGCTTCCGCCGGAAATCGGGAGGCTCGGGCGGCTGCGCTTGCTGGAACTGAAGCACGCCAACCTCACTGGACCCATTCCCGATGGGTTCCGGAATTTGATCGCGCTCGAATGGCTCGACCTCTCCAAGAACGCGTTGACTGGGTCTATACCGGCGGGACTCTTCCAGCTTCCGAACCTGACGTCCGTGTTTCTCAATGATAACGATCTGACGGGGGAGATTCCCCGGCCGATCCTGTCCGTCTGGTTGACGCAGATTGATCTGAGCTCGAACCGCCTGACGGGGACGATACCGACGGACATCGTCAAGCTGCGAGGTTTGACCAACCTCTACCTCTACCAAAATCAGCTCTCAGGCGAGATTCCGCAGGCGATAGCCCAGATTTCGACGTTGCAGTACTTGAAGCTCTTCAACAACAGCTTGAACGGCACCTTGCCGCCCGATCTCGGCCGGAACTCTAACCTTACCTACTTCGAGATAGACATGAACAGGTTCACCGGCGAGTTGCCGGAAGACCTATGCAGGAACGGCGCCCTTCAAACGTTCAGCGTTTACATGAACAGCTTTTCCGGGAGGCTGCCAGAGGGACTGGGCCAGTGCCCTAACTTGTTGGCGATCCAGGCACAGAACAACCGACTCTCTGGTGAGATTCCGGAAGGCGTGTGGTCTTACAAGAGTCTACAATACTTGAGGATCGGGGATAACTCCTTCTCCGGCGAGCTACCGAGTGCCTTGCCTTCAAACCTCGCTTGGCTTGAGATCCAGAACAACAACTTCTCCGGCCCATTCCCTGCAAATTTCTCGAACAGTGCAAATTTTCAGCTAATACAAGCAAGTGGGAACAAATTCTCAGGCGAAATTCCTGCGAGCCTGGCGCAATTGCACAACCTCACAGATTTATATCTCGATAACAATCGTTTTACCGGCCAGATACCGTCCGCAATCGGCTTGTTGGAAAAGCTAAATATCCTGGACCTGAGTCACAACCAGCTCACCGGCAGCATCCCCGCGTCTATTACCAACCTGCCGTCCCTGAACAGCCTCGATCTTTCGGAGAACCAACTAACAGGTGAGATACCGGCCTCCCTCAACATACAGACGGTCACCTTCCTCAACCTGTCGGGCAACGCCCTCTCGGGAAAGGTACCCCACGCCTTCGATAATGCAGCATTTGATCAGAGCTTCCTCCAGAACTCCGGCCTTTGCGCCTCTGACCCTTCCCTGACTCGGACCCTCCGAAAGTGCTCTTCTGATGGTAGCCGCCGGTCGAAGGAGGCCTCTCCAACAGCACTTATCGCGATCCTCACGGTCGTCGGGGTCCTCGGCCTCCTTACCACCGCGTTGGCGACGGCGCTCGTCCGGACTTATATCCGGCGAAGGCGTGAGTTCGGCGACTACGCCTCCTGGAAGCTCACCTCTTTCCAGAAGCTGCGCTTCACGGAGGAAGATATCCGGCTGGGAATGTCGGAGGACCGCTTGGTGGGCCAGGGAGGCACCGGACAGGTCTACCGCGTCCCCATCGGCGATGGCGCTGTCGCCGTGAAGCGGATCTGGGACGGTCAGAAGGTGGACAAGAAGAGGGAGCGGGAATTCCAGGCGGAGGTGGAGGTACTCGGCGGGATCCGCCACTACAACGTGGTGAAGCTCCTCTGCAGCATCTCCGGCGAAGATTCCCGCCTCCTCGTCTACGAATTCATGGAGAGGGGCAGCCTGGACCGTTGGCTCCGCAGCCTCGACTCGGTTCTCGATTGGCCGACGCGGTACCGAGTCGCGATCGGCTCGGCACAGGGCCTTTGCTACATGCACCACGAGTGCTCGCCGCCGGTGATTCACAGGGACGTGAAGAGCAGCAACATTCTTTTGGACGCCGACTTCACTCCCAAGATCGCCGATTTCGGGTTGGCCCGTATGATTTCCGGACCAGGAGAAGCCAACACCGTCACGGCCGTTGCTGGTTCCTTCGGGTACATGGCGCCTG AATGTGCATACTCCGTGAAGGTGAACGGAAAGACTGATGTCTACAGCTTCGGGGTGGTATTATTAGAGCTTGTTACTGGAAAGGAAGCCTACAACAGAGAGGAGGAGCTGAGCCTAGCAGACTGGGCTTGGCGCTTGGTTCGCGCAGGTAGGCCACTTGAAGAAGCCATGGACAAACGTATCTATAACCCTCATGTAGCAGAGGACATGATTGCCGTCTTCAAGCTAGGCCTCCTCTGCACAAACGCCCTTCCTGCGAACCGGCCATCAATGAAGGATGTTGTAGATGTCTTGGTCTGGCATGGGGCAAATTCAGGCAATGCCCCGTCCCCAGTGGCCGAGAAGCCGATCAGCGACCGAGATGGTGTTCCGCTGCTATATGGGATGCCTCTTCGATTGGGCAGCAGCAGAGGCAGGGATCTTCACTCCGCAATGGGCAATGGAGATTGCAATGTTTGA